A DNA window from Corvus cornix cornix isolate S_Up_H32 chromosome 13, ASM73873v5, whole genome shotgun sequence contains the following coding sequences:
- the STING1 gene encoding stimulator of interferon genes protein isoform X3 codes for MCRSTSPYVAEAPGACLQQPPEGAPAAQAAAQSPGTTAGETWGWQLETAPIGALLKGICYLAEEIFHLHSRHHGSFWKALSSCFPPRWHGPMLLICGSAYVALLGDGQPLCLHLILASLCQLLVLALGLHKLSAVEMSEMSERSKQNVAHGLAWSYYVGYLKIVLPRMKKSMEEFCRANPNLLACRKTWKLHILIPLSCDVYDDLEKADSNIQYVTDLTETTLARAGTKKRVYKHSLYAIRDEENQLWYCAVEYATPLQSLYAMSQDECAAFSREERLEQAKLFYRTLEEILKGSKECADAYRLIAYEEPEEAETCFLSREIMWHLQQEHREEITMLEGNHLHTPSMALDSAELNLQISVSDLPQPLRTDGF; via the exons ATGTGCAGGTCTACCAGCCCGTACGTCGCCGAGGCTCCGGGTGCGTGTCTGCAGCAGCCTCCGGAAGGAGCCCCAGCTGCCCAGGCGGCAGCACAGAGCCCGGGAACCACAGCGGGGGAAacctggggctggcagctggaaaCTGCTCCG ATCGGGGCGCTGCTCAAGGGCATCTGCTACCTGGCCGAGGAGATCTTCCACCTCCACTCCAG GCACCACGGCAGCTTCTGgaaagccctgagcagctgcttcccCCCGCGCTGGCACGGGCCCATGCTGCTCATCTGTGGCTCAGCCTACGTGGCTCTCCTCGGTGATGGGCAGCCACTCTGCCTCCACCTCATCTTGGCCAGTCTGTGCCAGCTCCTCGTCCTTGCGCTGGGGCTCCAC AAGCTCTCAGCAGTGGAGATGTCTGAGATGTCCGAGAGGTCCAAGCAGAACGTCGCTCATGGGCTTGCCTGGTCCTATTACGTTGGGTACCTAAAAATAGTCCTGCCAC GGATGAAAAAGTCCATGGAGGAATTCTGCAGAGCCAATCCCAACCTCCTGGCGTGCAGGAAGACCTGGAAGCTCCACATCTTGATCCCTCTGAGCTGTGATGTCTATGATGACCTGGAGAAAGCTGACAGCAATATCCAGTATGTGACAGACCTCACTGAAACCACCCTAGCCCGAGCTGGCACCAAAAAGAGGGTGTACAAACACAGCCTCTATGCAATCAGGGATGAAGAAAACCAG ctctggtACTGTGCTGTGGAATATGCCACCCCGCTGCAGTCCCTCTACGCCATGTCCCAGGATGAGTGTGCTGCCTTCAGCCGGGAGGAGCGCCTGGAGCAGGCCAAGCTCTTCTACAGGACCTTGGAGGAGATCCTGAAAGGCTCCAAGGAGTGTGCAGATGCCTACCGGCTCATTGCCTATGAGG AGCCAGAAGAAGCAGAGACCTGCTTCTTGTCCAGAGAGATCATGTGGCACTTGCAGCAGGAGCATCGCGAGGAGATCACCATGCTTGAGGGGAACCACCTGCACACCCCGTCCATGGCCCTGGACTCAGCAGAGCTCAACCTCCAGATCAGCGTGTCAGACCTGCCACAGCCACTGCGCACTGACGGCTTCTAG
- the STING1 gene encoding stimulator of interferon genes protein isoform X2, translating into MCRSTSPYVAEAPGACLQQPPEGAPAAQAAAQSPGTTAGETWGWQLETAPMPREPRQRRAPLIPEARGGRAQRAVCVLLALCAGALLLAGESLVPTARSLIFHFATLQIGALLKGICYLAEEIFHLHSRHHGSFWKALSSCFPPRWHGPMLLICGSAYVALLGDGQPLCLHLILASLCQLLVLALGLHKLSAVEMSEMSERSKQNVAHGLAWSYYVGYLKIVLPRMKKSMEEFCRANPNLLACRKTWKLHILIPLSCDVYDDLEKADSNIQYVTDLTETTLARAGTKKRVYKHSLYAIRDEENQLWYCAVEYATPLQSLYAMSQDECAAFSREERLEQAKLFYRTLEEILKGSKECADAYRLIAYEEPEEAETCFLSREIMWHLQQEHREEITMLEGNHLHTPSMALDSAELNLQISVSDLPQPLRTDGF; encoded by the exons ATGTGCAGGTCTACCAGCCCGTACGTCGCCGAGGCTCCGGGTGCGTGTCTGCAGCAGCCTCCGGAAGGAGCCCCAGCTGCCCAGGCGGCAGCACAGAGCCCGGGAACCACAGCGGGGGAAacctggggctggcagctggaaaCTGCTCCG ATGCCCCGGGAGCCGAGGCAGCGCCGTGCCCCGCTGATCCCCGAGgcccgcggcgggcgggcgcaGCGCGCTGTGTGCGTGCTGCTGGCGCTGTGCGCCGGGGCTCTGCTCCTCGCCGGGGAGTCCCTCGTGCCCACCGCCCGCAGCCTCATCTTCCACTTCGCCACCCTGCAGATCGGGGCGCTGCTCAAGGGCATCTGCTACCTGGCCGAGGAGATCTTCCACCTCCACTCCAG GCACCACGGCAGCTTCTGgaaagccctgagcagctgcttcccCCCGCGCTGGCACGGGCCCATGCTGCTCATCTGTGGCTCAGCCTACGTGGCTCTCCTCGGTGATGGGCAGCCACTCTGCCTCCACCTCATCTTGGCCAGTCTGTGCCAGCTCCTCGTCCTTGCGCTGGGGCTCCAC AAGCTCTCAGCAGTGGAGATGTCTGAGATGTCCGAGAGGTCCAAGCAGAACGTCGCTCATGGGCTTGCCTGGTCCTATTACGTTGGGTACCTAAAAATAGTCCTGCCAC GGATGAAAAAGTCCATGGAGGAATTCTGCAGAGCCAATCCCAACCTCCTGGCGTGCAGGAAGACCTGGAAGCTCCACATCTTGATCCCTCTGAGCTGTGATGTCTATGATGACCTGGAGAAAGCTGACAGCAATATCCAGTATGTGACAGACCTCACTGAAACCACCCTAGCCCGAGCTGGCACCAAAAAGAGGGTGTACAAACACAGCCTCTATGCAATCAGGGATGAAGAAAACCAG ctctggtACTGTGCTGTGGAATATGCCACCCCGCTGCAGTCCCTCTACGCCATGTCCCAGGATGAGTGTGCTGCCTTCAGCCGGGAGGAGCGCCTGGAGCAGGCCAAGCTCTTCTACAGGACCTTGGAGGAGATCCTGAAAGGCTCCAAGGAGTGTGCAGATGCCTACCGGCTCATTGCCTATGAGG AGCCAGAAGAAGCAGAGACCTGCTTCTTGTCCAGAGAGATCATGTGGCACTTGCAGCAGGAGCATCGCGAGGAGATCACCATGCTTGAGGGGAACCACCTGCACACCCCGTCCATGGCCCTGGACTCAGCAGAGCTCAACCTCCAGATCAGCGTGTCAGACCTGCCACAGCCACTGCGCACTGACGGCTTCTAG
- the STING1 gene encoding stimulator of interferon genes protein isoform X1 produces the protein MCRSTSPYVAEAPGACLQQPPEGAPAAQAAAQSPGTTAGETWGWQLETAPCCCGCWERAAADPPSPSQMPREPRQRRAPLIPEARGGRAQRAVCVLLALCAGALLLAGESLVPTARSLIFHFATLQIGALLKGICYLAEEIFHLHSRHHGSFWKALSSCFPPRWHGPMLLICGSAYVALLGDGQPLCLHLILASLCQLLVLALGLHKLSAVEMSEMSERSKQNVAHGLAWSYYVGYLKIVLPRMKKSMEEFCRANPNLLACRKTWKLHILIPLSCDVYDDLEKADSNIQYVTDLTETTLARAGTKKRVYKHSLYAIRDEENQLWYCAVEYATPLQSLYAMSQDECAAFSREERLEQAKLFYRTLEEILKGSKECADAYRLIAYEEPEEAETCFLSREIMWHLQQEHREEITMLEGNHLHTPSMALDSAELNLQISVSDLPQPLRTDGF, from the exons ATGTGCAGGTCTACCAGCCCGTACGTCGCCGAGGCTCCGGGTGCGTGTCTGCAGCAGCCTCCGGAAGGAGCCCCAGCTGCCCAGGCGGCAGCACAGAGCCCGGGAACCACAGCGGGGGAAacctggggctggcagctggaaaCTGCTCCG tgctgctgtgggtgctgggaaCGAGCTGCTGCTGACCCCCCATCTCCATCGCAGATGCCCCGGGAGCCGAGGCAGCGCCGTGCCCCGCTGATCCCCGAGgcccgcggcgggcgggcgcaGCGCGCTGTGTGCGTGCTGCTGGCGCTGTGCGCCGGGGCTCTGCTCCTCGCCGGGGAGTCCCTCGTGCCCACCGCCCGCAGCCTCATCTTCCACTTCGCCACCCTGCAGATCGGGGCGCTGCTCAAGGGCATCTGCTACCTGGCCGAGGAGATCTTCCACCTCCACTCCAG GCACCACGGCAGCTTCTGgaaagccctgagcagctgcttcccCCCGCGCTGGCACGGGCCCATGCTGCTCATCTGTGGCTCAGCCTACGTGGCTCTCCTCGGTGATGGGCAGCCACTCTGCCTCCACCTCATCTTGGCCAGTCTGTGCCAGCTCCTCGTCCTTGCGCTGGGGCTCCAC AAGCTCTCAGCAGTGGAGATGTCTGAGATGTCCGAGAGGTCCAAGCAGAACGTCGCTCATGGGCTTGCCTGGTCCTATTACGTTGGGTACCTAAAAATAGTCCTGCCAC GGATGAAAAAGTCCATGGAGGAATTCTGCAGAGCCAATCCCAACCTCCTGGCGTGCAGGAAGACCTGGAAGCTCCACATCTTGATCCCTCTGAGCTGTGATGTCTATGATGACCTGGAGAAAGCTGACAGCAATATCCAGTATGTGACAGACCTCACTGAAACCACCCTAGCCCGAGCTGGCACCAAAAAGAGGGTGTACAAACACAGCCTCTATGCAATCAGGGATGAAGAAAACCAG ctctggtACTGTGCTGTGGAATATGCCACCCCGCTGCAGTCCCTCTACGCCATGTCCCAGGATGAGTGTGCTGCCTTCAGCCGGGAGGAGCGCCTGGAGCAGGCCAAGCTCTTCTACAGGACCTTGGAGGAGATCCTGAAAGGCTCCAAGGAGTGTGCAGATGCCTACCGGCTCATTGCCTATGAGG AGCCAGAAGAAGCAGAGACCTGCTTCTTGTCCAGAGAGATCATGTGGCACTTGCAGCAGGAGCATCGCGAGGAGATCACCATGCTTGAGGGGAACCACCTGCACACCCCGTCCATGGCCCTGGACTCAGCAGAGCTCAACCTCCAGATCAGCGTGTCAGACCTGCCACAGCCACTGCGCACTGACGGCTTCTAG